CGATCACGCCGATCACGATGCCGGCGCAGGCGCAGGCCAGGGCCACGCCCAGGGTGTTGCGGGCGCCGTTCTCCAGGGCGTCGATCAGGGCCGCCACGGTCATCTCGTGCCGGGTGGTCCTGCGCATCAGGGTGACCGGCGGGACCGAGATGATGCCGATGAGGGCGGCGTACGGGGCGCTGAATCCCGCCATGAGCACGCCCACGATGATCACCATGGGCAGGAACAGGTGGCCGCGCTCCACCAGCACTTCGCGGACCCGCGGCAGGTCGGCCCTGGGCATGCCGACCATGCCGACCCGGCGCGCCTCGAAATGCACGGCGGCGAAGACCGCGAGGTAGTAGAGCACCGCGGGGATCAGCGCATAGGCCGCGACCTGCAGGTAGCCGACCCCCAGGAACTCGGCCATGACGAAGGCGGCCGCACCCATGATCGGCGGCATGATCTGGCCGCCGGTCGATGCCACCGCCTCGACCGCGCCGGCGAAGGCCGGGCGGTAGCCGATGCCCTTCATCAGCGGGATCGTGAAGGTGCCGGTCGTCATGACGTTGGCGACGGCGCTGCCGGAGATCGTGCCGAACATCCCGCTGGTGATGACGGACACCTTGGCCGGGCCGCCCGGCGTGTGGCCGGTCAGGGCCAGGGCGAAGTCCATGAACAGCTTGCCGGCCCCGGTCCGCTCCATCATGGCGCCGAAGATGATGAACAGGATCACGTAGGTCGCCGACACGCCGAGCGGGATGCCGAAGATACCCTCGGTCGTCAGGTACATCTGGTCGACCAGCAACTGCGGCGCGATGCCGGCGCCGAACAGGGCGTAGGCCGCGAACACGGCGGCCGTGGCCGGCAGCGCCCAGCCGACGACGCGCCGCGACGCCTCCATCACCAGCAGGATCAGCAGGGTGCCGAACACCATGTCGCCGGTGGTCAGGTCCTCGACATAGGCGTAGCGGGTCAGCACATATTCGAGATTGCCGAGAAGATAGCCGATCGCGGCGAGCGAGGCGGCGACCAGCACGAGTTCCATGACGCCCGGCAGGGAGCTTTCGGCCTGCCCCTCCGGGAGGAGTTTGGGCCGGAACAGCCTGACCGGATACAGCAGGAAGACAAGGACCAGGGCGAAGGCCAGGTGCGTTCCGCGGAACGTGAAGACCTCGGGCGTTCCCGTGAAGGCCACGTAGAGGTGATAGATACTCATGGAGACCGCGATGGCGGTCACCAGATAGCCGAAAATACGCTGGGCGCTGCTCATGTTGGCACCGGTTCCGCAGGGCACGGGGAACTGGGCCGCCGCTCCTCCGGGGGCGGGGAAGCGGCGGCTTCGGATGACGGGCTCAGGAAGCGGTCGTCACAGGACGTTCTGTTCCCGGTAATACTTCTCCGCGCCGGGATGGAACGGCACGCCCACGTCGGTCGCCATCTCCTTCACGTCCAGCCCCTTCAGGGCCGACACGACGCCGGACAGGTCGTCCAGGTTCTCGGCCAGCGCCTTGGTGATGGAATAGGCGGTCTGCTCCGGCATCTTGCAGGAGCCGAACAGGTGGGTCCAGGTGCCGAAGGTCTGCACGTCGTCCTCCTGCTTCGGATAGGTGCCGGCCGCGATCGTGCGCTTGTCGTACCCCTCGTTCTTGGAGCGCAGCTTCTCCAGCCTCTCGTCGGGGACGTTCAGCACCGAGATGTCGCGGGAGGTGGCGAGGTCCATGATGGAGGAGGCGGGGATGGTCGTGATCAGGGTGAAACCCTGGATATGCCCGTCCTGCATCAAGGACACCGCGTCGGTGTAGGAGACGAAGTTCACCTTGCTCATGTCGTCGTAGGAAAGGCCGTAGGTCTCCAGCAGGTCGCGGGACATCTGCTCGGCCGTATTGCCGCGCGGCTGCACGGCGATGGCCTTGCCCTTCAGGTCGTCCACGCTGTCGATGCCCATGTTCTTCGGGGCGACGACCTGGAAATACTGGAAATACAGGCTGGCGATCTGGCACAGGTTCTCCGCCTTGGCCTTGAACGGATCGCGCCCGTGGACCGCGTCCACGGTGGAGACCGAGTTGCCGAAGCCCAGCTCCGCCTTGCCGTTCTCGACGCCGATGGCGTTGATGATGCCGGCGCCGGGCTGGACCTGGACCGAACTGCCCGGTATCGCCTTCTGGATGATGTTCTGGATGGCGCCGCCCAGCGGGTACCACGACCCGCCCTGCGGGCCGGTCATCAGGCGGAACGTCTCCGCCCCGGCCCCGCCGGCCGCAAGGCCGGTCCCGAGCGCCACGGCGGTGCCGAGGACGGCGCGCCTGAAGGTGCTGTTCTTGCTGGTCATGTCCGTTTCCTCCGTCTTGGGTTTTTCTTGTTCGTTCGGTGTTTCGAGGGTCTTAGGCGCCCTCCTCCGCTTCCAGCAGGAAGGCGGCTCCGCCGTCCCGGGCCAGCCGGCGCAGCAGGCCGACCTGGTCCGGATGGAGCGGGATGCCGTTGGCCCGGCGGTCGGCCCTGCTGTCCGCCTCCGGATCGCCGTGGACCAGGACCGGCTGTCCGGGGTCGGCGCGCGGGCAGCCGTGCAGCGCGTCGATCAGCCCGTCCAGGTCGGTTTCGAACTCGCCCTCGTCCCGGAAGGCCTTGGGGTCGATGGTCATGAAGAAATGGCCGACGCCGTAGGCGCCCGGCGCCTCGCCCCGCAGCGCCGCGATGCTGCCGCCGGACAGCACGCTGGACAGGATCTCGACCATCGCGGCCAGGCCGTAGCCCTTGTGCCCGCCCATCTCCCGCGTGCCGCCCAGCGGCGTCATCAGCCGGTGCGCCAGCGCTTCCCGGGGGTCCGTCACCGGCCGGCCCGCCTCGTCGAGCGCCCAGCCCTCCGGTACCGGCTTGCCCGCCATGGCGGCCAGCCGCAGCTTGCCGATCGCGGCGGTCGAGGTCGCCATGTCCAGGACGAACGGCCGGTTCGCCGAGGCGGGCGCCGCGAAGGCCAGCGGGTTGGTGCCGAACATGGCGCGCGTGCCGAAGGTCGGGACGATCGCCGCCTTGTGGACCGCGCTGGTGGAGATGCCGATCAGCCCGGCCTTTGCGGCCATCGACGCGTAGATCCCGGCGGCGCCGTAATGGTTGGAATTGCGGACCGTCACCGCCGCCAGCCCGGCCGACTTTCCCTTCGCGATCGCCATGTCCATGGCCTTGACCGAGGGCGCGTGCCCGAGCCCGCCGCCGCCGTCCACCACGGCGGCGACCGGCGTCTCGCGGACGACCCGGATGTCCGGCCGCAGGTTCAGCCTGCCGTCCCGGCGCAGCGTGTCGTAGACGTCCATCATGGTGACGCCGTGGCTGTCGATGCCGCGCAGGTCGGCTTCGACCATGACCCGGACAGTCGGCTCGATCACGTCGGCCGCCATGCCCCAGGCGGCGAAGATCGCGGCGAGTTGGGCTGCGACCCGGTGCTCGGAGATCCTGACCGTGCTCGTTCCGGTCACGGGACCCCCGGCCTTCCTGCTCGATGCATCCTTGCGGGCCTTGTCATGCGGCGGGCTCCGGATCAGGAGATGGGTGACCGAACCGTAACCCAGGGAAATCACACTTGTAAACAACCGGTTCGGTTGTCAGGCAAGCGGTTGGACCTGTAAACTGCGCGGCACCGTACCAAAGACCGATGTCCAGAGGGACACCTGCCCATGAGCGCAGCCCCCGGCGAGGCACCGCCCCCGCCCGTCCAGGCCCGGCAGACCCAGGCCCGGCAGACGAAGCTGAGCGACAGGATCTACGAACAGGTCCTGGGCCTGATCGTCAACGGGGAGTTCCCGGTGGACGCGAAACTGCCCGCCGAGGCGGACCTGTCGGCCCGTTTCGCCTGCTCCCGACCGGTCGTGCGCGAGGCGCTGGCGCGGCTGCGCGACGACGGGCTGATCGTGTCGCGCCAGGGGGCGGGAAGCTTCGTCAGGCGGCGGCCCGACCGGGACGTGCTGCGCATCGCCCCGGTCGGCAGCATCGCCGACATCCAGCGCTGCTTCGAGTTCCGGGCCGTGATCGAGGGCGAGGCCGCCGCCTTCGCCGCCGCCCGCCACGACCGGGACACCCTGGCCGACATCGGTGTGGCGCTGAAGGCGCTGGACGCGGTCATCGCCTCCGGCAGCCTGGGCGTGGAGGCGGACCTGAATTTCCATCTCGCGATCGCCCGCGCCGCTCGGAACCACTTCTTCGAGGCGACCATGATCTCGATCCTGACCCATGTCGGATTCGCCATGAACCTCGCCCGCAGCCTGTCGCTGGCCCGCCCGATCGAACGCCTGCACCAGGTCCAGGCCGAGCACATCGCGATTTTCGAGGCGATCAGCGCCCGGGACGCCGAAGGCGCCCGGCATGCCATGCGGACCCACGTGGAAAATGCCCGCCAGCGGGTGTTCGAGGGTCAGTAGCCTTCCGGCCCCATTGGTGGTTCAATGGGTCGAATGCGAATGAAACCGGAGGGAGACGGCGATGGCAGTGCTTGCCAACCAGCGCGTGGCCTATTTCAACGGGCGGATCGTTCCCGAGCGCGAAGTGGTCGTACCGTTCCGCGACCGAAGCTTCCTGCGCGGCGACGCGGTGTTCGACAGTACCCGCACCTTCGGCGGCCGGCCGTTCCGCCTCCGGCAGCATGTCGACCGGCTTTACCGCTCGCTCAGATACCTCCGGATCGATCCCGGCCTGACGCCGGACGAGATGCTGTCGATCAGCGAGGAGGTGCTGGCGCGCAACGTCCATCTGCTGGACGAGAACAGCGACTACTGGATCAGCCAGCGCGTCTCGCGCGGCACCGACGCCGCCGGCGACGAGGGGTGGGAGCACAGCGGCCCGACCGTGATCGTCGAATGCATGCCGATCCCGCTGAAGAAACGCGCCCGGCTCTACCGCGACGGCATGGACGTGGTCGTCCCCGCCGTCCGCCGGACCCCGCCCGAGGCCTTCAGCCCCCGCGCCAAGACCCACAACTACCTGAACTTGGTCATGGGCGACATGGAGGCCCACGCGGTCGATCCCGACGCCTGGGCCGTGCTGCTCGACGTCAACGGCAACCTGGCGGAGGGAACGGGCAGCAACATCTTCCTGGTCCGCGACGGCCGCCTCTACACCCCGCAGGAGCGCTATGTCCTGCCCGGCATCAGCCGGCGGGTCGTCATGGACCTGGCCGAGGCCGAGGGCATACCGCTGGTCGAGGCCGACCTGGACCTGTACGACGCGGCGACCGCGGACGAGATCTTCATCACCTCCACCAGCCTGTGCATCTGCCCGGTGCGCAGCGTCAACGGCAACCCGGTCGGAGCCGTTCCGGGTCCGATGACCAGGCGGCTGACCGACGCCTATGTCCGCCATGCCGGGTTCGACTTCGTGGCCCAGTACCTGCGCCACCTCGACACGGCCGCCGCCGGCCGATGACGTCGATAACGCTGAACGAGGTTTCGAAGCATTACGGGCCTTTCCGGGCCGTGGACGGCATCGACCTGGAGGTGCGGCAGGGAGAGTTCGTCACCATCCTGGGGCCGAGCGGATCGGGCAAGACCACGGTCCTCAGCATGATCGCCGGCCTCAACCACCCGACCCGCGGGAGCATCTGGCTGGGCGGGCGCGACGTGACCTGGATGAAGGCGGCGGAGCGGAACGTCGGGCTGGTCTTCCAGAGCTACGCGCTGTTCCCGCACATGACGGTCTTCGACAACGTCGCGTTCCCGCTGACGGTGCGCAACGTGTCGAAGGCGGACATCCGCGCCCGCGTGGACCGGGCGCTCGCCGTCGTCCGGCTGGACGGGTTCCAGAAGCGCAAGCCGCAGCAGCTTTCCGGCGGGCAGCAGCAGCGGGTGGCGCTGGCCCGGGCCATCGTGTTCCAGCCGGACATCCTGCTGCTCGACGAACCGCTCGGCGCCCTGGACCGCAAGCTCCGCGAGGAGGTGCAGGTCGAGCTGCGGCACCTCCAGCGCACGCTCGGCATCACCACGATCCTGGTGACCCACGACCAGGAGGAGGCGCTGTCCCTCTCCGACCGGATCGTCGTGCTGAGCGAGGGCAGGGTGCAGCAGATCGCGACCCCGCAGGACGCCTACCTGAAGCCGCGGACCCGCTTCGTCGCCGAGTTCCTGGGGACGGCCAACCTGTTCGAGGGGCGCCTGGAACAGGGCGGGACGCTGGCGCTGACCGACGGCTCCCGCCTGGCGGCGCCGTCCTCGGACCTGCCGGCCGGCGCCGCCGTCGTGGCGATCGTCCGGCCGGAGCGCATCCAGCTCGGCGATGCGGAGGAGGACGGCCGGGGCGGCGTTCCCGCGGTCATCGAGGACATGGTCTATCTCGGCCAATCCATCCGCTACCACCTGCGCCGCCCCGACGGCCAGGGCGCGGTCGTCCTGTCCCTGGACCGGGGCGCCCGTTTCACCCCCGGCCAGTCCGTCCACCTGAACTGGCAGCCGGAGGATGTCTGGATCATCCCGGGGTGAGGGGAGGAACCTCCCCGGCCACTTCCGGAATCGGCCCGCGAAGAGCAGGGAAGCGTAGGTCGGCCTTCGCCCGCCAGGGCGAACGCCGACAGCCACCAGGAAGGCCACCAGGAAGGCCACCAGGAAGGCCACCAGGAAGGTCGGAGTACGATGTCGGCGTTCGCCTTGCGGCGAAGGCCGACCTTGTCTTATGGCGGTGGGGTATAAGGCGGTGTCCGAGGGATACCGGCGCCCCCTGACGGGGACGCCGGTACGCGGGGTCAGGACACTGTGGCCGACCAAGGCTCGACACCGTACGTAGCGAAGTGCCTGCCCCGAACCCTCGGCGTTCCTCGCACAGTTGCCAGGCGCCGGCCTTGAGCCGGACGCCGCAGACAAGGACGAGTTCGCCATGCCTTGCCAAGTCTACTGCATCGGCATCGATGCCTCCACCCAGTTTCTCGATACCCACGGCCTGCCGGGCCACACCCGCCGGCGCCTGCCCAACAGCCCGGAAAGCCATGGCGAGTTGGCCACTATCCTGAGCGCGCTGCGCGAGGGCGGCAACGACGTGCTGGTCGTCATGGAAGCGTCGGGCGGCTGCGAGCGCGGCCTGCATCACGCCCTGGCCGCGGCCGGCGTAGCGACGGCCATCGTCAACCCCAAGCGGGTGCGGGACTTCGCCCGCTCGAACGGCTGGCTGGCCAAAACCGACCGGGTCGACGCCCGGGCGCTCAAGGCGTTCGGCGAGGCCAACCGGCCGCGCGCCACCCCGATTCCGGAGCCGGTCCGCGCCGAGTTGATCGAGCTGCTCGACTACCGCGACCAGGTGCTGGCCGAGATCACTGCCCGGTCTCATCAGATCGAGCACTTCCACTCCGAGGCGATGCGCCAGGTTGCCGGCGCCGCGCTGGAGGCGCTCCGGGGCCAGGCGGCCGAGTTGGCCGAGCAGATCGCGATGACCGTCTACTGCGACGCCGAGCTGAGCCGGCGCGCTGCGCTGCTGCGCAGCTTCAAGGGCGTCGGGCCGCTGACCTCGGCCATGCTGGTCGCCTATCTGCCCGAACTCGGCTCGCTGAACGAGAAGCAGGTAGCCAGCCTGGCCGGGCTTGCGCCGTTCGCCTGCGACAGCGGCACGTTGCGGGGGGTGCGCCGGATTTACGGCGGCCGCGCCAAGGTGCGCCATGCGCTGTTCCACGTCGCCCGCATCGGTCTGCGCTGGAACCCGGTGCTCAAGAAGTTGTACGAGCGCCTCAAGGCGCGCGGCAAAGCGGGGAAGGTGGCGCTGGTCGCCTGCATGCGCAAGGCCCTGGTGATGCTCAACGCCCTGCTCAAGGCGGGTGAGCCTTGGGACCCGGACCACGAAGCGAAAAAGGCCGACCAGGCGGCATTGCGCAAGACGGCCACGGCTGTGGCCGAGGCTACGTCCCCGGCCGCCGCCTGAGGCTCCATCCCTTTGTTCGATCGGCGGCACCATCCCTCCGTCCCGACCTGGGGTCCACTTGGCGGCGCGTGGAACGGCGGTCAAGGATGGCCGAAGGCCACCGCGGAGCGGCGCGCAGCGTCCTTGAGGGCCGTTCCACGCGCCGTCACACTTGGCCCGAACGGGGGGCGGCTCCAACTCCCACTGTTTGACCACTGACACAGTCCAAAGCAGGACACGGCTACACGTCTGCACCACCACAGTGGAAAATTGTGCTTGATGAGGAGACAACAACCGCCAAATAACAGTTGCTACCGGGCGGACCGGATCAATCCGGATTGCCGAGCACCTCTCCGTTTTCCGCCAGGAACGCCTCGAAAGCATCGACGAAGCCGTCGTGGTCGGCATCGGCCAGCGGCAGCGACAGGCTCAGGAAGCCGCGGTGGGCGAAGTAGAAGCCCTTGGCCATCATCTCCAGGTGGAGCAAAGCGCGCGCGGCCTCCGGCGTCGCCTCGGCGTCGGCCGGCCGGTGGATGGGCCGGGTCTGGAAATGGATGCCCAGGATCGAGCCTACGCCGGTCGCCAGGACCGGCACCCCCGCCCGCTGGCCCGCCTCGTTCAGCCGGCGGCGCAGCGCGTCGCCCCGTCGGTTCAGGCGGTCGGCGGCTTCCGGCGTGTAGAGCTTGGTCAGTCCGGCGACGCCGGCCGCCATGGTCAGGACGTTGTTGTTGAAGGTTCCCGCATGGGCCCAGGCGTCCGGCCGGCGCGGGTCGTAGTGCGCCATCAGGTCGGCGCGGCCGCCGAACGCGCCGAAGGTCAGCCCGCCGCCCAGGTACTTCCCGAAGGAGGTCATGTCCGGGACGATTCCCAGCCTCGACTGCAACCCGCCCGGCGACAGGCGCGAGGTCATGACCTCGTCGAAGATCAGCACGACGCCGTGCCGGGTCGCCGCGTCGCGCAGCGCCCGGAGGAATTCCGGGGTGCCGGCGATGCAGCCGCCGGCGCCCATCATCGGCTCGACGATGATGGCGGCAAGGTCGCCCGCATGGCGTTCCACCAGCTCGACGGCGGCCTGGGCATCGTTGTAGGGCGC
This genomic stretch from Skermanella rosea harbors:
- a CDS encoding TRAP transporter permease gives rise to the protein MSSAQRIFGYLVTAIAVSMSIYHLYVAFTGTPEVFTFRGTHLAFALVLVFLLYPVRLFRPKLLPEGQAESSLPGVMELVLVAASLAAIGYLLGNLEYVLTRYAYVEDLTTGDMVFGTLLILLVMEASRRVVGWALPATAAVFAAYALFGAGIAPQLLVDQMYLTTEGIFGIPLGVSATYVILFIIFGAMMERTGAGKLFMDFALALTGHTPGGPAKVSVITSGMFGTISGSAVANVMTTGTFTIPLMKGIGYRPAFAGAVEAVASTGGQIMPPIMGAAAFVMAEFLGVGYLQVAAYALIPAVLYYLAVFAAVHFEARRVGMVGMPRADLPRVREVLVERGHLFLPMVIIVGVLMAGFSAPYAALIGIISVPPVTLMRRTTRHEMTVAALIDALENGARNTLGVALACACAGIVIGVIAQTGLGLTFTGIVIAAAQNSLIPALVLTMLAGIILGMGMPTTPAYIVQVALLVPSLVTLGVTVEAAHMFVFYFAILSAITPPVAMAVYAANGISKAGLWDSGWAAVKLGLTGFIIPYMFVFSPSLLMIGEWYVILWSVVTATIGVVALAASLHGFLLAPLPAVQRVVMFLAALVLIKPGLVTDAVGFTLLAALVALQLAGRRTGASPAPVAESK
- a CDS encoding TAXI family TRAP transporter solute-binding subunit; the protein is MTSKNSTFRRAVLGTAVALGTGLAAGGAGAETFRLMTGPQGGSWYPLGGAIQNIIQKAIPGSSVQVQPGAGIINAIGVENGKAELGFGNSVSTVDAVHGRDPFKAKAENLCQIASLYFQYFQVVAPKNMGIDSVDDLKGKAIAVQPRGNTAEQMSRDLLETYGLSYDDMSKVNFVSYTDAVSLMQDGHIQGFTLITTIPASSIMDLATSRDISVLNVPDERLEKLRSKNEGYDKRTIAAGTYPKQEDDVQTFGTWTHLFGSCKMPEQTAYSITKALAENLDDLSGVVSALKGLDVKEMATDVGVPFHPGAEKYYREQNVL
- a CDS encoding Ldh family oxidoreductase, producing the protein MTGTSTVRISEHRVAAQLAAIFAAWGMAADVIEPTVRVMVEADLRGIDSHGVTMMDVYDTLRRDGRLNLRPDIRVVRETPVAAVVDGGGGLGHAPSVKAMDMAIAKGKSAGLAAVTVRNSNHYGAAGIYASMAAKAGLIGISTSAVHKAAIVPTFGTRAMFGTNPLAFAAPASANRPFVLDMATSTAAIGKLRLAAMAGKPVPEGWALDEAGRPVTDPREALAHRLMTPLGGTREMGGHKGYGLAAMVEILSSVLSGGSIAALRGEAPGAYGVGHFFMTIDPKAFRDEGEFETDLDGLIDALHGCPRADPGQPVLVHGDPEADSRADRRANGIPLHPDQVGLLRRLARDGGAAFLLEAEEGA
- a CDS encoding FadR/GntR family transcriptional regulator codes for the protein MSAAPGEAPPPPVQARQTQARQTKLSDRIYEQVLGLIVNGEFPVDAKLPAEADLSARFACSRPVVREALARLRDDGLIVSRQGAGSFVRRRPDRDVLRIAPVGSIADIQRCFEFRAVIEGEAAAFAAARHDRDTLADIGVALKALDAVIASGSLGVEADLNFHLAIARAARNHFFEATMISILTHVGFAMNLARSLSLARPIERLHQVQAEHIAIFEAISARDAEGARHAMRTHVENARQRVFEGQ
- a CDS encoding aminotransferase class IV, with protein sequence MAVLANQRVAYFNGRIVPEREVVVPFRDRSFLRGDAVFDSTRTFGGRPFRLRQHVDRLYRSLRYLRIDPGLTPDEMLSISEEVLARNVHLLDENSDYWISQRVSRGTDAAGDEGWEHSGPTVIVECMPIPLKKRARLYRDGMDVVVPAVRRTPPEAFSPRAKTHNYLNLVMGDMEAHAVDPDAWAVLLDVNGNLAEGTGSNIFLVRDGRLYTPQERYVLPGISRRVVMDLAEAEGIPLVEADLDLYDAATADEIFITSTSLCICPVRSVNGNPVGAVPGPMTRRLTDAYVRHAGFDFVAQYLRHLDTAAAGR
- a CDS encoding ABC transporter ATP-binding protein produces the protein MTSITLNEVSKHYGPFRAVDGIDLEVRQGEFVTILGPSGSGKTTVLSMIAGLNHPTRGSIWLGGRDVTWMKAAERNVGLVFQSYALFPHMTVFDNVAFPLTVRNVSKADIRARVDRALAVVRLDGFQKRKPQQLSGGQQQRVALARAIVFQPDILLLDEPLGALDRKLREEVQVELRHLQRTLGITTILVTHDQEEALSLSDRIVVLSEGRVQQIATPQDAYLKPRTRFVAEFLGTANLFEGRLEQGGTLALTDGSRLAAPSSDLPAGAAVVAIVRPERIQLGDAEEDGRGGVPAVIEDMVYLGQSIRYHLRRPDGQGAVVLSLDRGARFTPGQSVHLNWQPEDVWIIPG
- a CDS encoding IS110 family RNA-guided transposase, coding for MPCQVYCIGIDASTQFLDTHGLPGHTRRRLPNSPESHGELATILSALREGGNDVLVVMEASGGCERGLHHALAAAGVATAIVNPKRVRDFARSNGWLAKTDRVDARALKAFGEANRPRATPIPEPVRAELIELLDYRDQVLAEITARSHQIEHFHSEAMRQVAGAALEALRGQAAELAEQIAMTVYCDAELSRRAALLRSFKGVGPLTSAMLVAYLPELGSLNEKQVASLAGLAPFACDSGTLRGVRRIYGGRAKVRHALFHVARIGLRWNPVLKKLYERLKARGKAGKVALVACMRKALVMLNALLKAGEPWDPDHEAKKADQAALRKTATAVAEATSPAAA
- a CDS encoding aspartate aminotransferase family protein, whose product is MAGLSIRNISLDAALHDATARFIESNPISQRRYETACRTLPGGNTRTVLFHPPFPVTIERGEGARLWDADGHCYLDFLGEYTAGLYGHSNPVIRQAVVEALDSGIVLGGPNRYEVELAGLICGRFPSVDLVRFCNSGTEANLMALMTARAATGRSRAMVFEGAYHGGVLTFGKKRSPINLPIPTVTAPYNDAQAAVELVERHAGDLAAIIVEPMMGAGGCIAGTPEFLRALRDAATRHGVVLIFDEVMTSRLSPGGLQSRLGIVPDMTSFGKYLGGGLTFGAFGGRADLMAHYDPRRPDAWAHAGTFNNNVLTMAAGVAGLTKLYTPEAADRLNRRGDALRRRLNEAGQRAGVPVLATGVGSILGIHFQTRPIHRPADAEATPEAARALLHLEMMAKGFYFAHRGFLSLSLPLADADHDGFVDAFEAFLAENGEVLGNPD